AAAATTCTGCTTTCCTACAGATTCTTTATCTGCGGCAGAAATAATAGATCCGGGTTTTAAAAAAGCGTAAGAAACAATAGTGTTTCCGGGTTTCTCCACTTTGGTGATTTCAAAAGGGTAACTGCTTTTTTGTTCTTTAATGGTAGTGCTTAAAATGTAATTTTCTTTTTCGTCAGCCCAAACTATTGTGGAAGGCTGATCTGATAGTAGCTTCCCGTTATACGAGCTGCTATATTGAATTTCATAGGTCTGTGCAGAAAACAGACAGAATAAGAAAACAGCCAGAAAATTGAAGACAGTTCTTGTATGCATATAAATGAGTTTACTGCAAAGTTATCTTAACTTTTCACAGCATCAAAACAGGTTAATCTATATAATAAGTAGACAACCTAATTGAATTGTTACAAAAAATGTTACAAAAACTTTTTTCCGGATGTATTCATAAAAAAGACTACTCTAAAAATAGAGCAGTCTTTGTATGTTATATTGTATTAAGATTAAGAAACTCTCTCAATCAAAGCCATATAGAATCCGTCATACCCTTCACTTGGCATTACTTTCTGATCCTTGATCATTCTGAATCCAGGATTGTTTTTGATGAATTCTTCTACCTGCAGATTATTTTCAGAAGGAAGAATAGAGCAGGTAGCATATACCATTTGTCCTCCTTTTTTCAACATTTTAGAATAATCCTGAAGAATCTGTTGCTGCTCTTTTTTAATTCTGTCGATAAAAGCCTGATCGATTTTCCATTTACTATCAGGATTTCTTTTTAAAACTCCCAGACCAGAACATGGCGCATCAATCAATAGTCTGTCAGCTTTTTCATGAAGACGTTTGATTACTTTATTATCAGAAATCATACGGGTTTCAATATTGTGAGCTCCGGCTCTTTTAGCACGGCGTTTCAGCTCTGCCAATTTCCACTCGAAAATATCCAGTGCGATGATCTGTCCTTTGTTTTGCATTAATGCTGCAAGGTGGAGTGTTTTTCCACCCGCTCCTGCACATGCGTCTACTACTCTCTGGCCTTCTTTTACATCCAGGAAGTATCCGATTTTTTGTGATGAAGCATCCTGTACTTCAAATAATCCCTCTTTAAAGGCTGTTGTTAAGAAAACGTTCTTTTTTTCTTCCAACTGAACAGCATCAGGATAATTTTTAATTGAGAAGGCTGTTACTCCTTCATCTGAAAGGTCAGAGATCAGTTCTCTTGTTGTGGTTTTTAAAGAATTTGCTCTTAAAACTGTAGGAGCCTGCTCGTTTAAGGCAAGCATTTCTCTTTCCCAGCTGGCACCTAGTTCTTTTTCCAGTGTTTCAGCTAGCCATTCAGGTATAGAATGCTCGATAGCTTTGGTAGGCACTGTATTTTTTTTAAGTTTAGTAAGAATGTCCGCAATTTTGATTCCGTCAAATTCTTCAAACTTTTTATAATTGGTTTTGCTCCAAAGAAGGTAAGCAATGATAAGTTTATAGATGTTGTTAGGTTTTACCCCTTCTCCCATATAATACTCAATACGTTTCTTCCAACGGATAATATTGTAGAAAATTTCAGAAACAACAGCTCTGTCCTGGCTTCCCCATTTTCTATTAGCTTTTAAAAGTCTTTCAATTACTTTATCCGCATATTTATTTTTTTCGAAAAAGGTTTCCTGTAAAGCATCGTGAATTCCGATCGCTAAGTTTCTGTGAATAAGTTCCATAAATTTGCTTCGCTGTTTTGAATCTGCAAAAATACGAATTAAAGTTGAGAGTTTGGGATTTGGAGTAGGAGAGTTTGATAATAGGAGGATTAGAAGGGGAAATTGAACGTGGAAAATTGAGCGTTTAAAGTTTAAAATTCAAAATAGAGATTGATTAGTCTGAATAATAAAAGCTGCTGATTTTGCCGTTTCAGTCTCTTGTTCCGTATTTTCATTTCCGGTTCTTCGCCTTGCTCTTGACTCTATCATGCAAAAAGCTCTACCTTTGTAAAAAATAAAAATATGAGTGATACAGTACTTTGTCCGAAATGCAGCTCTGAGTTTACTTACCCAAGCGATAATATGATGGTATGTTCTCAGTGTTTCTACGAATGGAATCCTGAAGAAGCAGTTTCTGAAGCAGCAAGCGAAGGAAAGATAGTAGATTCTAACGGAAATGAACTTCAGGATGGGGATTCTGTAGTGGTTGTTAAAGACCTTCCGGTAAAAGGAGCACCAAAACCAGTAAAAGCAGGTACTAAAGTGAAAAATATCCGTTTAAGACCCGGAAGTGACCATAATATAGACTGTAAAATTGACGGTTTTGGAGCAATGGCTTTAAAATCGGAATTTGTAAAAAAGGCATAATATAACAGATCTTTAACTACAACATTTAGCCTTTAAAGGCTGACCGATTGTTAAAGATTGTTTGACATAAATGCATAAGAAAAGGAAAAAATTGGACAGTGTAATCTTTCAAAAGACTTAATTGCAAAACTGCTAATGTCCGTCCGGAAGGCAGAAAGAGAATTAACCAAAAATTTCCTTATGCTGTAGAAGTACAAATGTAAGAAAAAGTTTGATAACAATTTCTTATGTTTGTATTTTTTTTATGGATAAGTATAAGTAAATCTATAGGTTATGTTTTTCTTTAAGGCAGGAAAAGGCGAGGGATGCTGAAGAAATTAAGCTGTAAAGTTGTCAAAAATAAATGATAAATTTACTTTTTACTCTACATATTATCTGTTATATGATCATCATCAATGCTGCACTAAAATTATACAGATTATGAGTTCTGAACAAAGGAGATTTTAATAGTTCCTTCCAGCTTGTTATCAGTATAAATAACAAGTTCTTTTCCCTTCGCAATAAGTTTATTCCAATAATAATTTCCTCCGAATCTACTTTCCAGAACTTCTGCTTCAATTCCGGTTTCCGTTATTTTTATTTCTTTAGGATAATAGGAAAACTTAGAAAGCTGAAAATCCGCTGCTTCAGATTCATTGAAAATATTCACTTCTCCGAATAATTTGGCAACGTATGAGTTGTAAGGTTTTCGGTAGGTTTCTTCCGGGCTGTCATTCTGTATCAATCTTCCGTTTTGAAGAATAACAATCTGATCCAGCCATGGCATGATATCCTGAATTTCATGTGTGGATATAATCAGAGAGATCTGATGCTCCTTTACATATCGGAAAAGTCGTTCTCTAAGTTCAATTTTTCTCGGGAAATCCAGATTACTGAAAGGTTCATCCAGAATAAGCAGTTTCGGTAATACAGAAAGCGCTCTTGCGATGGCTACTCTTTGTTGTTGTCCACCACTTAAATACTTGGGAAGTACGTGGGCAAATTCCTGAAGTCCTACCACTTCAAGAAGTTCCATTACGGTTTCTCTTTTTTGCTTTAGATTGATATTTGAAATAAATTTCCCTACATTTTCTGCAACGGTAGCATACGGCATAAGATCAAAATTCTGTGCTACAAATTTCATCTCTGCTTCTCCGGGAACAAGATTTCCTTTAGGCCCCAAAAGTTTTCTTCCGTTAAAAATAATCTCTCCGCTCTCCCAGTCAAGAAGACCATAGACCAGACTCAGCAGGGTAGATTTTCCGCATCCGCTTTCTCCTGCCAGGGCAATGATTTTGTTTTCCTCAAATCTTAGATTAAGGTTCTGAAACAGGGGTTTATCTTGATTGTGAGAGAAAAATAAATTGTTTATTTCTAGTAGCATATTACAAATGTAAGGTTTTTATGAAAACACAATTTTTTTTATTATATTAGCGGAAGTAATAAAAATAAATCAAAAATGAGAAAAAAGCTGTTTTCATTAGCAATTCCTGCTTTATTTGTTGCTGCCGTAATGGTTTCTTGTAAAAAAGATAAACCGCTTAGCAGTGAAAGTAACGAGGTAGTGACTACCAAAGATGGTAGCCAGTACAGTTTGGATACGCTAAACAGTAAGGTTGAATGGAAAGGATATAAAGTATTTAAATCTGAAAATACGAGCCACTTTGGAACAATCAGATTTGAAAGCGGAGATGTGACCGTGAAAGACGGAAAACTGGAAAGCGGAAAATTTGTTGCTGATATGAACTCCTTAACTTCTGTAGATTTGAAAGACAGTCCGGAAGATATGGGAAAACTAAATGGACACCTTAAAAGTGGTGACTTCTTTGAAGTTGAAAAATTCCCGACAGCTTCTTATGAAATTACAAAAGTTACCCCAGCCACAGAAGGAGATTATAATACTATTTTAGATGGGAATTTAACTATTAAAGGAATTACAAAACCAGTTCAGTTTAAGGCTAATGTATCTGTGAAAGAAGGAGAAGTAAGTGTAGCTACTGAGCCAAAGGATATTAAAAGAGAAGAGTTTGGAGTGAAATTCCAGGCTCCTGCTGAAAACGGGGTCATTAAAGATGAGGTAACTCTTCAGATCAACGTTAAAGCTTTAGAGAAGAAATAATTTTTTTATTTAAGTGAAATAAGTGATTGAAGTCTGCCTCCCGAAAAAGAGGCAGATTTTTTTATGACTCAATTAATTATTAAACTTAAAAGTCGTATTTTTGCAAAACATTTTGAAAGGGTAAAATAATGATAGAAAAGATAGAAGAACTACTGATCGAAGTAAACGGCTTCAATGCTAGCTCTAAGGAAGATATCGAAAACTTCCGAATCAAGTACAACGGTAAAAAAGGGGTTCTGAATGATTTTTTTGAAAAATTTAAAGAAGTTCCTAACGACCAGAAGAAAGAATTCGGACAGAAGATCAATACTTTGAAGCAAGCAGTTGCTGTAAAATTAGAAGATTTGAAAAATACTTCTGCATCTTCTGTTGTCTTAGAAAAAGAAGATCTTACGAGACCTGCTTTTCCATTGGAATTAGGCTCAAGACATCCAATCAACCTGGTTAAAAACAGAATTATTGAAATCTTTAAATCAATTGGCTTTGCAGTAGCAGATGGCCCTGAGATTGAAGATGACTGGCATAACTTTACTGCGCTGAACCTTCCGGAATACCACCCGGCAAGAGATATGCAGGATACGTTCTTTATTGAGCAGAATCCGGATATTCTTTTGAGAACGCATACATCTTCTGTACAAACTCGTTTTATGGAAGAAAATCAGCCGCCAATCAGGATTTTATCTCCGGGAAGAGTTTTCAGAAATGAAGCAATCTCTTCACGTTCTCACTGTATTTTCCATCAGATTGAAGGATTATATATTGATGAGAACGTAAGTTTTGCAGATCTTAAGCAGACCATTCAGTTCTTTACAACAGAGCTCTTCGGAAAGTCTAAAATCAGAATGAGACCATCATTCTTCCCATTTACAGAGCCAAGTGCTGAAATTGATGTGTATTGGGGACTGAACTCAGAAACAGACTATAGAATCACGAAAGGAACAGGCTGGCTTGAAATTATGGGCTGTGGAATGGTAGATCCTGCCGTACTGAAAAACGTGAATATAGATGCTGAAAAATATTCGGGATATGCATTCGGAATGGGAATTGAAAGAATTACAATGCTTCTTTACCAGATGAGTGACATCAGAATGTTCTTTGAAAATGATATCAGAACACTGGAACAGTTCAAAACATTATAAAAAATAAACCTCCGGAGCTCCGGAGGTTTTTGTTTTTAATTACTGACCTAAGAAACAAAACGTAACTAAAAACGGAATTTTATTGAAAAATTTACACGTGTCTGTTTCTTATGTCCATACTTCTTCAGGTATGCCAGAGGCATTCTAATGAGGTATTGACATACTGCAGTCTCCTCAACTGCTTCTATAATAAAGACAAGTAGTGCGTTGATTTTATTACATCCAAAATAAAAAATGTCTGCAAAAAACTTTACAGACATTTTTGATTTTTTTTAAATCTATACGCTTACTTGGTAAACTTTAAAGGATATTTTACGTTTTTATAATCATCAATACTTGCTTTTAACGAACCGACAGCCAGTTCAGCCTTTAGCAGCATCGGAAGATGATTGGCATCGTTGGACACCCACATGGTAACTCCTTCTTTTTCTTTAAATACTCTTCCGCTTTTTACTGAAGGGATAATTTTCAGGCAGTTGATGGTACCGAACTTAGTTTTTAAGTTTTCTGTTCCTACCACTTTTAGCTGAAAAGGAAACATTTCATCGTCTATCCATACATTCATATTGATAATGGTTCCTGTTTTTAGTTCATCCGGGCTCTTGCTCCTTAAATAGTAAAAGCATGAAAGCATATCCTGCACCCCTTTTACAGATTTTAAGACCTTAGAACCATTGGCCGGTGTTTTTTTATCTGTTAAAATCAAAGTATTGTTATCGTGATTGAAAACGGTTTCAAGGTGCTGGCGGTAACTTCCTTCCCGTACATCTCTTACATAAAAACTTGGCAACCCCGTTTCTGTATTGATGAAACTTTCATAGAGGTCTTCTACTTTGAAGAATGCTTTTACAGCCCCCGTAGTCTGCCCTGTACCTTTTACATAGAGATGGGGAACTCCTTTATAATTGGTCTTTTGAGTCGTCAGATTGGCTGTTCCGGCATTTAGAAAGCCATAATGGATTCTCAGGGTGATGGACTCTCCATCTGCGATGTTATCAATCTGGGCTGAGCCGAAAAAGAATATTAATAGGGCAAAGAGGTTTAAAAATTTCTTCATAACAAGACATTTACAAAAACATTGCCAAATTTAAAATCTTAATTGATAGATATTTGACAAATCTCAGGTTTTTATTTAGAATCAATTAAATATGCGTAGCATTAAAATTAGTAAATTTGCAGTTACATGTATAATTAAATTATCTAAATTATGATAACCACTGATATATTGATCATAGGTGCAGGTCCTACAGGACTTTTTGCAGTTTTTGAAGCAGGACTTTTAAAAATGAAGTGCCATATTATTGATGCGCTTCCACAACCGGGAGGTCAATTGGCTGAACTTTATCCTAAAAAACCTATTTTTGATATTCCAGGGTATCCTTCAGTGAACGCTGGAGAATTGGTGGATAATTTAATGGAGCAGATCAAACAGTTCCAGCCTGGGTTTACTTTAGGAGAAACTGCTGTTTCTTATACAAAGGTTGATGATGAGTGGTTTGAAGTGATCACAAACAAAGGTACCGTTCACAGATGTAAAGCTATTGCCATTGCCGGAGGATTGGGAACTTTTGAACCGAGAAAGCCTACTTTCGAAAATGTAGCTGATTATGAAGAAAAAGGTCTTGAATATTTCGTTAAAGAACCTGAACATTTCAGAAACAAAAGAGTAGTGATCGCCGGAGGTGGAGATTCTGCATTGGACTGGAGTGTTTTCCTTTCTAATGTTGCAAGTGAAGTGACATTGATCCACAGAAGAAATGAGTTCAGAGGAGCTTTGGATTCTGTAGAGAAAGTTCAGGATCTTAAAAACCAGGGAAAAATCAAATTAATTACTCCTGCTGAAGTTACAGGTATTAAAGGTGACGGAAAAGTAGAAGCAATTACAGTACAAAAAGACGGTGAAGAGGCATACGACATTGAAACAGATTACTTTATTCCTTTATTCGGACTGACTCCAAAGCTGGGTGAGATCGGAAACTGGGGATTAAACATCGAGAAAAATGCAATCGTTGTAAACAATGCTCTAGATTATCAGACAAATATTGATGGTATTTATGCTATCGGAGATATTAATACATATCCTGGAAAACTTAAATTAATTCTTTGTGGTTTCCACGAAGCTACTTTAATGTGTCAGAGTGTTTACAACAGACTAAACCCGGGTAAAAAATTCGTATTAAAATATACAACAGTAAGCGGGGTAGACGGATTTGACGGAAGCCGTAAAGAAGCAGAGAAGGCTGTTGTGAAAAAAATTGACTAATTTTGCAGAATTATGTCAGATATTAATATTAAAATCACCGATAGAGAAGGTGTAACCCACGATGTTGTGGCTCCAACGGATATGTCCATGAACTTAATGGAGATTATTCGTGCTTATGAATTGGCAGAAGAAGGTACTATTGGTGTATGTGGAGGAATGGCGATGTGCGCTTCATGCCAGGTTTATGTAGTGAATGATCCTGGTCTGGAACCTATGGGAGATGAAGAGGATGCCATGCTTGCTGAAGCTTTCCACGTGAAAGATAACAGCAGATTGGGCTGCCAGTTGCATATTGCAGATCAAATGGAGGGCCTTGAAGTGGCAATTGCTCCTTATCCTTAGAAAATATTTTTTAATCTTAATAAAAGCCCGTCTGGATTTTCCGGACGGGCTTTGTTTTTGCGGATTATTTATTGACCGGCTGAAACTTAGGATGTCCTATCTGCCACAATGCAAAGGCAAAAATATCAGAATATTCTTTGAATACTACATCCAGATCATTTGTAAAATGACCGTTTTCGTAGTTAACATATAATAAAACGGGCTTTCCGGAGGCAGTACTGTTTTGTAATGCAGCAGCCAGTTTCGCAGGTTCCCACGGCGTAATTCTGGAATCATTCATTCCGGTACGTACAATGACAGCCGGATATTTTACTCCTTTTTTTATTTTGCTTTGAGCATCCATTTCAATGAGATACTTAATATCTTCAGGATCTTTTAGGCTTCCGACTTCAGGAATCTGGTTAGCACCATTGGCTGAATTCTGTGAGCGGAGGACATTTGTCATTCCTACTTCAGCAATAGCTACGGCATATAAATCCGGTCTCTCAGTGATAGCTCTTCCAATAAGAACCCCTCCCATACTAGCTCCGTTTCCAATGAGTTTTGAAGGAGAAGTATATTTTTGATTAATGAGATATTCTGAACAGGCGATAAAATCTTTCCATGTATTAGGTTTATTGACCTTCATTCCTCCAGTATGCCAGTTCTCACCTTTTTCGCCTCCTCCTCTTACATGTGCAATTGCAAGTACAGCTCCCTGTTCCAGCAATGCAACCAGCCTGTTGGAAAAGCGGGGGGTAGAAGAAATTCCATAGCCACCGTATCCGGTGATATAAGCAGGATTATTACCATCCATTTTTATATTTTTAGGATAAATGATAGAAAGTGGAACCATTGTTCCATCATGGCTTTTCACTTCTATTTCTTTTACTTCATACAATTTGTTATAATCTGGGTAATGGCTGCTGCCATTGAAATATTTGCTTTTTACAACTTTCTCATTTTGAGGATTATATTCGTATGCTGTAGCTGGAGTAAGCCAATTGCTGTTATAGCATTGCAGATGGTCATTTTCCCTTGAATTGAGCGGATTCGAATTATTTACTCCATCATGCAGCGGAACTTTTTTTACCGTTGATGTTTTAAGATCAATCTGATATTTATCCTGGGTAATACCATTGCTCAATGAATAGTATAAATAATTTTTAGAGTTGTTCATAGACCTGATTACATCATTGCTTTCAGGAATAATAATTTTTGCGTGATCAAAATCAGGATTAGATAAACTTGTTACCCCTATTTTGTAATTTGGTGCCTTTTTGTGGCTGAGAAAATAAAGCTGATCTCCATTGATAAAGGTTTGGGTGATCTCGTCAGAAGCTTTTACAATTTGTTTCCATGGTGTCTTTTTATCTTTTATTGAAGAATAAGGTGCATAGAATTGTGGATTTTCAGATTTTGTAGAACCAATGTTTAACACGATATATTGATAATCTTCAGAAAAATGAACCATCGGAAATTGCTCTGTTAGTATATTGAGCCCAGGATATTCTTCCTTTGATGCCAATACAATATCTTTATCAGGATGAGTACCAATCTGATGCAGCATTGCTTTCATCTCTTTCAGCAGCATATTGCTATTTGGATCCCCGGTACTCATTTTGGTATAAATGATAGACTTGTCATCAGGAGTAAACTCAAAGTTGAATTCACTCCAGATAGGGCTAAGTGCATCATCCAGTATTTTATTTGTTTTTAAGTCTAAAATTCTGAGCTCACAAATTTCACCACCCGACTTGGATAGCAATATTGCTATTTGATTTCCTTTAGAATCTATTGAGAAATTAGTGATCTGTGAATCTTTTTTATATGTTTCCGGATCAAAAATCAAAGTTTCTTTTCCTGTAGAAAGATTTCTTTGATAGAGCTTGGAAAGTTTTTCTTTTTTTTGAGTCTTTACATAGAAGTAAATATTTCCTCTCTGTCTTGCATAGCTGTAAGAATCACCACCCATTTCCTGGATCTGTTTCATGCTGTTATAGAGCACATCACGATTGGTAATTTTATCAATAATAGTATGGCTGTAATCTGACTGAGCTTTGAACCAATTTTTTACTTCAGGACTTTTCAGGTCTTCCAGCCATTGGTAGTTATCAGTTATTTTTGTTCCAAAATAATCATCTGTTACTGGTTTTTCCGGAGTTTTAGGATAATTATATTGAGCAAAAGCGAGCTGGCTTAAAAATAAACTGCCTGATAAAAATATACTTTTCATCTTTATTATTTCTTTAGATGGTGATAACTTCATAGCTGCAAATTTACTAAAGTTAGGTTATCAAAAAGATAAGCTTTATAAAAAAAATTGAGTACTTCTTTCTATTATTAAAGTTTATCTTTAGAAATCACCTTCCAAACAGTAGGTGCCTCATAATTTTTCATTTTTTCCAACAAATCATCAATGCTTTCACTGATCAGCAGCATGTCTTTATTGACTTGTTTTAAAAATCCTTTATCTACCATAGTTTGAATCAGTTTGATCAGATCATCATAAAATCCGTCAATATTCAATATCCCAATTGGTTTTTTGTGAAGACCAAGCTGTGCCCAGGTTATCATTTCAAAGAACTCCTCCAAGGTTCCGTATCCACCGGGAAGAACGATCACGCCATCACAAAGGTCGTTCATTTTTGTCTTCCTTTCGTGCATGGTTTCTACAATGATAAGCTCAGTAAGGTTTTTATGAGCAATTTCTTTAGACTGCAGAAAGTGGGGAAGAACTCCAATTACCTTTCCATTTTCACTTAAGACTCCATTGGCTACTGTCCCCATCAGACCGGTTTCTGAACCACCATAAATAAGTTGGATATTTTGTTTTGCCAGGGTTTGTCCAAGCAAAAAAGTCTGTTCTTCATAGATTTTATCAGACCCGAAACTTGAGCCACAAAATACTGTTATACTTTTCATTATTTTAAATTAAGGTTTAAAAAATTAAAAATATCCAAAATCAAAAGACTTTGGATATTCATATATAGTAATTTTAATTTCCTATTTCTGCGGAATGTTCGCTAAAATATCCTTTAAGAAACTCCAGAATTTCTGAGCAGAAGGGATATTGGCTTTCTCTTCAGGAGAGTGTGCTCCTCTGATGGTTGGGCCGAAGCTTACCATTTCCATTTCAGGATAGTTGGCTCCGATGATACCGCATTCAAGACCTGCGTGGCACGCTACTACATGAGGTTTCTCATTGAATTTTTCTGTGTAGATCTTTTCCATAACCTTTACAATTTCAGAACCTGGTTTTGGTTTCCATCCCGGATAAGAACCGCTGAATTCAACGTTCATTCCTGCTAATTCTGCTACAGATTTTAACTGTTCTGCTGTAGAATATTTAGATGAATCTACTGATGATCTTGTAAGGTTTAATATTTTAAGCCCACCTTCTTTCAACTCAACTCTTGCAACATTATTGGAAGCTTCTACAAGATCAGCCACATCCGGGCTCATTCTGTAAACTCCGTTATGAAGAGCTTTCAGTGTAAGAATGATTTTCTTTGAATCAGCTTCAGAAACTGCTTTGTCAGATGAAGTAGAGCTTTCGATATTGATTTGAATTCCCGGTTCCACAGAAGCGAATTCTTCTAAAATTTCTTTTTTAAGAGCAGTTGCTTCTGCAATGAATTCATGAGCATTTCTTACAGAGACCACTGCAGCAGCTTCTCTGGGAATTGCATTTCTCAATCCGCCGCCGTCGATAGAAATCAATTCAATATTTTGTTGATCAAGACCTTTGTAAAGAAGTCTTCCCAAAATGATGTTTGAGTTTCCAAAACCTTTATGGATATCCATTCCGGAGTGACCTCCCTGAAGACCTTTTACTTCAATTCTCACCACTTGCCCCTTTGAAGATTCAGTGGTATAACTTTGAGTGATAGTAACGTCTACTCCTCCTGCACAACCGATATCAATTTCGTCATCTTCTTCAGTATCAAGGTTCAATAGTATTTGTCCGGTTAGCTGCCCTGGTTTTAAACCGATAGCTCCTGTCATTCCCGTTTCTTCATCAATTGTGAATAACGCTTCAAGAGCAGGGTGTGGAATATCTGAACTTTCAAGAATGGACATGATAGTAGCCACTCCCAAACCGTTGTCGGCTCCCAAAGTAGTTCCTTTTGCTTTTACCCAGTCTCCATCAATTTCCATTTTGATTCCTTCTGTTTCAAAATCAAAATTGACATCATTGTTTTTCTGGCAAACCATATCTAAGTGTGACTGAAGCACAATAGATTTACGGTTTTCCATTCCTGTGGTAGCAGGTTTTTTAATAATTACATTTCCTACTTCATCTACAGTAGTTTCAAGTCCTAAATCCTCACCAAATCCTTTGATGAAAGCAATTACTTTTTCCTCTTTTTTTGATGGTCTTGGAACTGCATTTAATTTGGAGAAGTTTTTCCAGATTATTTGCGGTTCTATGTTAGATAATTCCATTGAATTTTATTTTTCTCAAATTTACGAAATAAAAATGCTTCCGTAGAATACAGAAGCATTTTTTGTAGGTATAAAAAGACAAAGGAAGGTAATCAGTAATTTTTAACATCCACATTCTCCATAGATTGGAG
This genomic window from Chryseobacterium sp. MEBOG06 contains:
- a CDS encoding prolyl oligopeptidase family serine peptidase, producing MKSIFLSGSLFLSQLAFAQYNYPKTPEKPVTDDYFGTKITDNYQWLEDLKSPEVKNWFKAQSDYSHTIIDKITNRDVLYNSMKQIQEMGGDSYSYARQRGNIYFYVKTQKKEKLSKLYQRNLSTGKETLIFDPETYKKDSQITNFSIDSKGNQIAILLSKSGGEICELRILDLKTNKILDDALSPIWSEFNFEFTPDDKSIIYTKMSTGDPNSNMLLKEMKAMLHQIGTHPDKDIVLASKEEYPGLNILTEQFPMVHFSEDYQYIVLNIGSTKSENPQFYAPYSSIKDKKTPWKQIVKASDEITQTFINGDQLYFLSHKKAPNYKIGVTSLSNPDFDHAKIIIPESNDVIRSMNNSKNYLYYSLSNGITQDKYQIDLKTSTVKKVPLHDGVNNSNPLNSRENDHLQCYNSNWLTPATAYEYNPQNEKVVKSKYFNGSSHYPDYNKLYEVKEIEVKSHDGTMVPLSIIYPKNIKMDGNNPAYITGYGGYGISSTPRFSNRLVALLEQGAVLAIAHVRGGGEKGENWHTGGMKVNKPNTWKDFIACSEYLINQKYTSPSKLIGNGASMGGVLIGRAITERPDLYAVAIAEVGMTNVLRSQNSANGANQIPEVGSLKDPEDIKYLIEMDAQSKIKKGVKYPAVIVRTGMNDSRITPWEPAKLAAALQNSTASGKPVLLYVNYENGHFTNDLDVVFKEYSDIFAFALWQIGHPKFQPVNK
- a CDS encoding aminoacyl-histidine dipeptidase; amino-acid sequence: MELSNIEPQIIWKNFSKLNAVPRPSKKEEKVIAFIKGFGEDLGLETTVDEVGNVIIKKPATTGMENRKSIVLQSHLDMVCQKNNDVNFDFETEGIKMEIDGDWVKAKGTTLGADNGLGVATIMSILESSDIPHPALEALFTIDEETGMTGAIGLKPGQLTGQILLNLDTEEDDEIDIGCAGGVDVTITQSYTTESSKGQVVRIEVKGLQGGHSGMDIHKGFGNSNIILGRLLYKGLDQQNIELISIDGGGLRNAIPREAAAVVSVRNAHEFIAEATALKKEILEEFASVEPGIQINIESSTSSDKAVSEADSKKIILTLKALHNGVYRMSPDVADLVEASNNVARVELKEGGLKILNLTRSSVDSSKYSTAEQLKSVAELAGMNVEFSGSYPGWKPKPGSEIVKVMEKIYTEKFNEKPHVVACHAGLECGIIGANYPEMEMVSFGPTIRGAHSPEEKANIPSAQKFWSFLKDILANIPQK
- a CDS encoding TIGR00730 family Rossman fold protein, whose protein sequence is MKSITVFCGSSFGSDKIYEEQTFLLGQTLAKQNIQLIYGGSETGLMGTVANGVLSENGKVIGVLPHFLQSKEIAHKNLTELIIVETMHERKTKMNDLCDGVIVLPGGYGTLEEFFEMITWAQLGLHKKPIGILNIDGFYDDLIKLIQTMVDKGFLKQVNKDMLLISESIDDLLEKMKNYEAPTVWKVISKDKL